One window of Toxotes jaculatrix isolate fToxJac2 chromosome 19, fToxJac2.pri, whole genome shotgun sequence genomic DNA carries:
- the LOC121200005 gene encoding uncharacterized protein LOC121200005: protein MDPRAGSDEEAHGRPRRERRPPGYLRDYQTQLYSQALAQDGAACPSPPEAVLLKQELAQLKGIVAELRHRLDHYEQSVSGGDEFEEQSGDESCEGACVQQDKTSNPETHDPYTYKSQSEPALSESVQKPRHERISQSVQTLQCQGRHERPLQPVTTQLTTTGDNITQPEIKETEGPYHRSVAQELPLTLPELPLSTSVMPSAYTITGQWTSGSKYSRQAAQTHAPPSFPASSQVLHSVPYSTQVSVAQQQQIQVPRSHVYPTTLPPTCALQSQPSLPLVHYTQAPPVSVQHTPIPLQAEYRHFTHTAHMQPHVYSSQSAYPPQSQLSQPAPAPPSQLVPMHQHQLTLPPAPALLNDRPRYSSRIEVPSFPNFTQEDPHEFAMLKMALNNLLPPDEPELYKYHILLDHLHLSSARHIALSYAHDPRPYTMALAALEQQYERTIVLPSAAEYLGLDGAAEKLDLRTPQILIGTDNPHLITPIEPVRLPFGLKKAPVAVNTKLGWALQGPTNLPGLQNSPQCLFISIMSPYAELKRDVEKLWQADILPYRNEKLITRSKQDREAMELLETKTIRINVDGIEHYATPLLRAKNAPKLQAPKESVMPLLRSAERQLQKKPELVEIYNKEAKY, encoded by the exons ATGGATCCTAGAGCCGGATCAGATGAAGAAGCACATGGAAGGCCACGACGAGAGAGGAGACCACCTGGTTACCTCAGAGACTACCAAACCCAGCTTTACAGCCAGGCCCTTGCACAGGATGGAGCAGCCTGTCCTTCACCTCCAGAAGCCGTCCTTTTAAAGCAAGAACTGGCACAGCTGAAAGGTATTGTAGCagaactcagacacagacttgACCACTATGAGCAGAGTGTTTCAGGAGGAGATGAATTTGAAGAGCAAAGTGGTGATGAATCCTGTGAAGGAGCATGTGTACAACAGGACAAGACTTCTAATCCAGAAACCCATGATCCATATACATATAAGTCACAATCAGAGCCTGCATTATCAGAGTCTGTACAGAAACCCAGGCATGAGAGAATTTCCCAGTCTGTTCAGACACTGCAATGTCAGGGGAGACATGAGAGACCACTACAGCCTGTCACCACACAATTAACTACCACAGGCGACAATATAACCCAACCTGAAATAAAGGAGACTGAGGGTCCATACCACAGATCGGTTGCACAAGAACTTCCACTTACATTACCTGAACTTCCTTTATCCACCAGTGTGATGCCCTCAGCTTACACAATTACCGGCCAGTGGACCTCAGGCAGCAAATATTCCAGGCAGGCAGCCCAGACACATGCTCCCCCCAGTTTTCCAGCCTCTTCCCAAGTATTACACAGCGTGCCATATTCTACCCAGGTCTCTGTAGCCCAACAGCAGCAAATTCAAGTGCCACGGTCCCATGTGTACCCAACTACACTGCCTCCAACCTGTGCACTCCAGAGCCAACCATCCTTACCCCTTGTGCATTATACTCAAGCCCCCCCGGTCTCTGTACAGCATACGCCAATCCCATTACAGGCAGAGTACAGGCATTTCACTCATACTGCCCACATGCAACCTCATGTTTACTCATCCCAGTCTGCATATCCCCCTCAATCACAATTATCCCAGCCTgcccctgctcctccttctcagCTTGTTCCCATGCATCAGCACCAGCTTACTCTTCCCCCAGCCCCAGCTTTGCTTAATGACCGACCCAGATATTCTTCACGCATTGAAGTACCCTCATTCCCCAACTTCACGCAGGAAGACCCCCATGAATTTGCAATGTTGAAGATGGCACTTAACAACCTCTTACCTCCAGATGAACCAGAACTCTACAAGTACCATATTCTATTAGACCATCTGCACCTGAGTTCAGCCCGCCATATTGCTCTCTCATATGCTCATGACCCACGACCCTATACCATGGCTCTGGCAGCTTTAGAGCAGCAGTATG AACGCACTATTGTACTGCCTTCAGCAGCCGAGTACCTTGGTCTTGACGGGGCGGCTGAGAAACTAGACCTGCGGACA CCTCAGATCCTCATTGGAACTGATAACCCTCACCTTATAACCCCCATTGAACCCGTGCGCCTCCCATTTGGACTGAAGAAAGCCCCTGTTGCAGTAAACACTAAGCTTGGCTGGGCTCTCCAGGGACCTACAAATTTACCTGGACTGCAAAACTCACCCCAGTGTTTATTTATCTCAATAATGAGCCCTTATGCAGAGCTAAAACGTGATGTGGAGAAGCTGTGGCAGGCTGACATCCTCCCCTACAGAAATGAGAAATTGATCACTAGATCAAAACAGGATAGAGAGGCTATGGAactgctggaaacaaaaaccataAGGATCAATGTGGATGGAATTGAACACTATGCAACCCCCTTGTTACGAGCCAAAAATGCTCCAAAGCTCCAAGCTCCTAAAGAGTCTGTGATGCCTCTCCTTCGCAGTGCTGAACGGCAGCTACAGAAGAAACCAGAGCTGGTCGAAATCTACAATAAGGAA GCCAAGTACTGA
- the LOC121200004 gene encoding regulator of telomere elongation helicase 1-like — protein MRPVVEKKTATESCGAVCLPDIQPSGFTSCSHSQSSHTQKAKVLDAHLPSLKRRRLNEHTGATGMPRIFLQYECEVQKSQRRPANLLEALEQINHHSGGNDDGVVGEEKDQHHCDLTVAPPTLRLIGLTGEIHCTHRTHRWRQTSTMMVSVIKGSIVCLG, from the exons ATG AGGCCTGTGGTAGAGAAGAAGACTGCTACAGAGAGCTGTGGGGCAGTGTGTTTGCCAGATATTCAGCCCTCTGGCTTCACTTCCTGCTCACACTCCCAAAGCTCCCACACCCAGAAGGCCAAGGTGCTGGATGCCCACCTTCCCagcctgaagaggaggaggctca ATGAACACACTGGAGCCACTGGGATGCCCAGGATCTTTCTTCAGTATGAGTGTGAGGTGCAGAAGAGTCAGAGGAGACCAGCCAACCTGTTGGAGGCTCTGGAGCAAATCAACCATCACAGTGGAGGAAACGACGATGGTGTGGTGGGAGAGGAGAAG GACCAGCATCACTGTGATCTGACTGTCGCCCCTCCTACCCTCAGACTCAttggactgacaggtgagatccACTGCACACACCGGACCCACAG ATGGCGTCAGACCTCCACCATGATGGTGAGTGTCATCAAAGGTTCAATCGTGTGTCTGGGATGA
- the LOC121199956 gene encoding regulator of telomere elongation helicase 1-like: MRPVVEKKTATESCGAVCLPDIQPSGFTSCSHSQSSHTQKAKVLDAHLPSLKRRRLNEHTGATGMPRIFLQYECEVQKSQRRPANLLEALEQIDHHSGGNDDGVVGDVKLCGRNLNS, translated from the exons ATG AGGCCTGTGGTAGAGAAGAAGACTGCTACAGAGAGCTGTGGGGCAGTGTGTTTGCCAGATATTCAGCCCTCTGGCTTCACTTCCTGCTCACACTCCCAAAGCTCCCACACCCAGAAGGCCAAGGTGCTGGATGCCCACCTTCCCagcctgaagaggaggaggctca ATGAACACACTGGAGCCACTGGGATGCCCAGGATCTTTCTTCAGTATGAGTGTGAGGTGCAGAAGAGTCAGAGGAGACCAGCCAACCTGTTGGAGGCTCTGGAGCAAATCGACCATCACAGTGGAGGAAACGACGATGGTGTGGTGGGAGATGTGAAG CTATGTGGAAGAAATCTGAACAGCTGA